A window of Halostagnicola kamekurae genomic DNA:
TGCACAACAATATCCCGGCCTCGCATTTCGGTTTGATGAGACACTTGACGTGGGAGTTGACTTTGAGACGTGTCGAAACAGAAGGTCAATATCGTCAACACATAATTATATAGTTAATGATGACCGTCGAAAATTCGCCAAGGAAGTTCGGAGTGAAGTGAGGGGAGACAACTGCTCTATAATACGTATCACAGGGCTTTCTGGAGTCGGAAAATCACGGTTCATTTTTGAAACATTAGATAAGGAACCGTTCAGTAGTCTAGTTATCCACGCAGCTGCCTCCAATTTAGAGGATAGTCGCTTAGTGCGTCATCTCGAGACAGATTCCACTACTAAAGCGATTCTTGTCGTAGATAATTGTTCAGCGGAATACCACCGTGCACTTGTTGATCGATTTGAAACACTGGGTAACCGGATCAACGTCATCACCGTCTCAGACGATCTTAATCAAGTCACAGCTGACTTCCAGGCAGAATTGAGTCCCCTCGCTGATAGCAGTATAGAAGCCTTGGTAGAGAGTGAACGTCCAGACCTAAACCGAACTGCCACTGCCAAGATTAAGGAGTTTTCCGGCGGTTTTCCTGAACTTGCTGTTCGTATTCTGACCAACATTGAGTTTGGCGGTTGGAATTCCGAAATTGAGCTTCCTCCAGGACAATTGACAAAGCGACTTCTTGTGGGCACTAGTAGTGATGATCATCCGTCGTTCCGTGATTTGCGAAAGACCCTGTCTGCATTCGCTATTTTCGATAGGGTTGGATGGCGAGACGCAGATGGAAATCTCCATCCTGAGTTCCTAGAGATATATGACGTATTCGGTCTGAACACGATTGGAGATACTTCAGAGATAGAGGATATTGTCGGTTATGCGAAGCAACGTGGCTTGCTTCGGGGGGAGAAAGCATTAAGTCTCCAACCTTTACCTCTCGCATTATTGCTTATTAAGACCCGCATTGAACGACATGACCTTGACGATGAACTGCTACAACTCCCTACAGAGCTACTTCAGCGTGCGGAAACAAGAATCCCTTATTTCAACGCCTTTGAGTCTGGCCAAGACTGGGTGAGTGATGTTCTGAGTCGAAGCGGATGGTTCGGCGACACCTCGATTCTGGAGACGGAGGCTGGTGGGCGTGTATTCAAGAGTTTGTCAAGGGCCTCTGCTGAAGATGCGACTAAGGTGCTTCGTAGGTTTTTCAGAACTCGTTCTCATCCAGACCTCAAGGAATTCACCCAAGGAAGACGTGGTATGGTGCGAGCGCTAAGGGGGATCGCTGTTTGGGATACTACCTTTGATGAGGTGGCGAAATATTTGCGAAGATTGGCATTGGCGGAGAACGAATCGTTTGCAAATAACGCTACTGGTGTATACAAGGGCCTCTTCTCACCAGCTTATGGCCCGGTTGCTCCGACTGAACGTCATCCTATTGAACGGCTTCATCACATTGAAGACGGACTTAAAGGAGATGAGGCCGAGTTTGAATTGGCACTGGGTGCTGCCAGTGAAGCGCTCAAAATACAGCACTACACTAAATCGGGTCATCCAGAGAGACAAGGTGCTCGACAGCTTCCGGACTTGTGGGTACCCGAATCTAGAGATGATTGGGTTTCCTATTTTGAACTCGTATGGAACCTCTTGGTTAGCCGTATACCTGATGATCCTGAGAGAGCAAACGCCATTGTTGAAACTCTAACCGGTGCAGCACGTGGATTGGTATCTACTGGTACGGAACTCAGTTGTTTAGTCCAAGCAACATATGTTCATCTTTCTGAGATAGATTATGTTCAGATAGATAACGTAATTCAGTCGACTATCACAATCTGTGAATTTGATATTGGCGGGTTAGACCCTGACGAGCAGGAACAATGGGAAGAATTCAAAAAATGGTTGATTAGTAAATCATTCCATACAAGATTTGTGTCGTTTGTGGAGATTTCCCGTCAATACGACGAAGATGATGAGTGGATAGAGAAATTAGCTAAAGATGCAGTAGAGGATAAAAGTCGATTGAGAGAGGAGTACGATATATTATTCCAAAATGATTCTAGTAATGGCCATGAGTTTGGAAAGTGGCTTGCGAAGTCAGATGAGGGATTCGAATTCTTGGATGAATTCATTGAAAAATTAAACAGCAGAGCGCCTGAGACACTCCCCCCATTCATACTCGCATATATAGGTGAGCTAAAAAAGGAAGAGAGAGAACGGTTCGAAGAAGTCACTGAACGATTCGAAGAAGAAGAGAACCTACGAAAATACTACGTCTCTCTAATCAGAATCATAGATCCAACTGACGAGAAGGTTCAAGACTTGTTCCAGCAAATCGATGATGGAACGATTGCTGTCCAAGAACTCCAAGAATTCGCTAACCTCACTCAGCCATATGAAAGTCTATCAGAAGACACCGTTCAAGAGATTTGTAACCGATTGCTAGATGCAGATTCACAGTCTGCGCTTTCATCTCTTCGCCTATTGCATTGGTACTATATTTATCCAGATGAGGGCCCAAGCTTAGATACACCATTTCTAACATCCGCAGTCACGCATGATAATGTTCTCACTTTGGATGAGACTGTAAATAGTAGCCGTACCTACGAATGGAATGAAATCGTTGAAGCGGTAGTAGACGAAGAACCGGGGTCCAGCCCAAATATATTGGATGCGGTGATCGACGCATCTGAGTCGGAACGAAATCTTATTAGATTGGCTGGGTACTCGAGAGAAACACTTGGAAAGATAATTGAAGCGGATCCTAGTGGTGCCTGGTCAATAATCTCAACAAAAATCAGTTCAGAAGGTATCTCGGCTTGGTGGACAGCAGAATTCTTGAGTGGGAATTTTTCGTTGGGTGGGTCACTATTTGGGAGGCTCAATTGGGAAGAGGTTGAAAACTGGATTGGGGATGATCCTGAGGAGAGAGCTCCTGTTGTCGCCAGCTCTATAGAGGCTAAGTTACCAGAGAGTCGGGATGATACTACTCTTGCACGAGAGTTATTAGCTGAATATGGGCACATCGAACCTGTCCAGAATCGACTTGAAAGCACATATTTCACTGAAAGCTGGACAGGTTCTTCAGTAACTCATTTTAAAGAAAAGAAAATACGTATGGAGAATTCACTTCAGGTAGAGGAAGGCCGAGCCGATACTTCTAGAGAAGTGCTTAGATGGGGCGAATCAATTTTGGAACGGTTAGAATATCGTATCGCAAGTGCTGAAGTTAGTGAAGAAATCATCGGGATGGCTGATCAGAGTCCTAAGATTGATTAACAAATACTCTGAATAGTATAGATATATTTAGGACAATAAGTACCGTTAGCTCAATCAAGAAAATAAGACTATTTTCGTGGTAAGACCTGTTCAGAGCCGATCGAGATACTCACGCCGCTGTTCCATCTTCTCTTTCTCAGTACGCCGGTCGTAGTGTTGTTCGATGACCGCAGGACTCACGTTTGCGCGATCACTGACGATGTTGTCCGGGAGATCGCTGTTGAGCGAGTGCATGATGCTACCCCGCCGGATAGCATGAGGGTTGACATTTACAGGACACCTGAACGCCTCCTGGTCGTTGACAGCAGCCTCGCACTCCTCTGGATCCAGATCTTCAGGACACTCCGCTCCACGGAAACACGGTCGGGTCGCCTGATAGAGTACTTTCGAAGCGTAGTCTTGTTCGCACGCCCCTTCCTCGTCGCGACGAGCGGTTCACGGCCGAAGTCGTCAGTCACGTTCGGTCGCTTCTCTTCGATCCAGTCGTCGAGCAGCATGCAGATGTCATCCGACAACGCGACCAAACGCTTACCGTCTTTCTTGTTCTTGATCGGCGTGTCCGTCTCTGGGCGGTGGGGGATCTCGATGTACTGCTCGCTGGGATTGTAGCCGTCGACGTCGAGGGCGTTGACACTGCTGACACGCATCATCGTATGCCACATCAGCGCGACGGTAACGTGTTCACGGGATGCGTAGTCGTACTTGGCAAGGTACGAGAGAACCGCTTCAGCTTCTTCGGTCTCCAGCATCTCGTCACGGGTGTTTTGTTTTGGCGTCATCGATGGCGAACGGACCTTCGTCGAGAGGTCCTGCTCGACGGCGTCAATCGACTCTGCCCAGCGGATGAACACACGCAGCGTGTCCATCTGGGTCTTCTCGCTGGCGACGGAGAGGTCAACGTCGTCGCGCCGCCAGAGGCGGTATTGCTGGATCATGCGACCGGTGAGGTCGTTGAAGTTGTCGATGTCTTCCATCTCGCACCAGCGCAGGAAATGCTTGAGGCGGTACCTGTGCGACTGAATCGAACTCTCTGCGAGTTCGGCTTCCTTGTCCGTGAGGTACAGCTCGAGGGCTATCTCCGGATCGATTGGTTCGAGACTCATAGTCGTGAGTCGCGAACCGATAACGGGTCGATCTGAACTCCGGGATTTCCCTCCGTTCGTCAGACTGAATGAGAGGAGTCCTGAGGGTGTCTGAGACCCTGTGAGCCTGCAGTCCCCATCTGAAATAAAAACGCCGGGTATCCAATACACGGCGTACAGCCGTTTTTAAGGACTTACGGGATAGACTCGTTGAGTCCATCACGCTGCGTGACGCCTGCGCGGTCGTCCTCACTCTGTCGGTCGGTTCCACAGTGCCAACATTGGGGTAATCCACGATAAAGGCGCTTATCGAACAGAGGGGTGTGGATAGCCCCCGGATTAACTCGTGGGTCGCGTTGTGCGTGCCTCAGAACAATATCAAATCGAAGAGAAGAGGTTGGAATTATTCGATGGTCTGAGTCCGAGCGACTCATAAGGGTATTGCGTCACTTCGGAGGTCTCCACGAAGGATCCAAACGGAGAGATAGTATTATTTTGCTTGACTGTCAGGCATCAGTCAATGGATTGGGCAATCCTCGGACGAGTATTATCTGAGGAGAAACTAGAGCGAGTACGGAACATCTGGGAAGAGATTTCACCACATCCAGTAATTGCATCCCACCCAATCCTCACACTTGCCGGGATTATTGCAGCAGGAATCTACTGGTACA
This region includes:
- a CDS encoding tyrosine-type recombinase/integrase is translated as MSLEPIDPEIALELYLTDKEAELAESSIQSHRYRLKHFLRWCEMEDIDNFNDLTGRMIQQYRLWRRDDVDLSVASEKTQMDTLRVFIRWAESIDAVEQDLSTKVRSPSMTPKQNTRDEMLETEEAEAVLSYLAKYDYASREHVTVALMWHTMMRVSSVNALDVDGYNPSEQYIEIPHRPETDTPIKNKKDGKRLVALSDDICMLLDDWIEEKRPNVTDDFGREPLVATRKGRANKTTLRKYSIRRPDRVSVERSVLKIWIQRSARLLSTTRRRSGVL